From a single Sphaeramia orbicularis chromosome 4, fSphaOr1.1, whole genome shotgun sequence genomic region:
- the LOC115418028 gene encoding signal-transducing adaptor protein 1-like has translation MAKRTGRQKTQLPTCYYEGYLEKRSFKDKTSRKLWTCLCGNTLFFFNDKRDSDYVEKVELSGLISITDDCSVDRNLDAARLNLQTKEGNIKFTAPTAEARELWKGFIHSVAQLSVPSSLNLLPGQIHMLKEAVDKEKERLYSTTPPAVPATPSTSASTSTSTSTSTSPSTSTSPYVSLLADMPVCYHKVTRLEAELLLDREVARGNLLLRPGRNGNSYAVTTRQDLNGPVFKHYRVTRRHEGGFLIDVENPVPCTTLHDVVNYLVEQTEGVLIPLVFEEAYEKSISFIQSDSENGEKSVHQAQTNPVPPSVPPKPASRRIPTPEPVPAPAEVTEECVYLNDMPPAEEEKQAEGNSPVPPPLEKKPPKKAIMPPVAPLRKTSTCTPPPSTTSSTSSRVRANTDPMGQAISELKLKLEKKTKIQG, from the exons ATGGCAAAGCGAACAGGGCGACAGAAGACCCAGCTCCCAACATGTTATTATGAGGGATACCTGGAGAAGAGGTCCTTCAAAGATAAG ACATCTCGGAAACTGTGGACCTGTCTATGTGGAAACACACTTTTCTTCTTCAATGACAAAAGAGACAGTGAT tacgTAGAGAAAGTAGAACTCAGTGGATTGATCTCAATAACAGACGACTGCAGTGTTGATCGTAACTTAGATGCCGCCAGACTAAACCTTCAGACAAAAGAAGGAAATATCAAATTCACC GCTCCCACTGCAGAGGCTCGTGAGCTGTGGAAGGGTTTTATCCACTCTGTAGCTCAG CTGTCTGTACCCTCCTCCCTCAACCTGTTGCCAGGACAGATCCATATGCTAAAAGAAGCGGTGGATAAAGAAAAGGAGAGGCTGTACAGCACTACCCCACCAGCTGTACCTGCCACCCCCTCCACCAGTGCCTCCACCAGCACCTCCACCAGCACCTCCACCagcccctccacctccaccagccCCTACGTCAGCCTCCTGGCAGACATGCCTGT CTGTTATCATAAAGTGACCCGTCTGGAGGCCGAGCTACTGCTGGACCGAGAGGTGGCGCGAGGAAACCTGCTGCTGAGGCCTGGGAGGAATGGGAACTCCTACGCCGTCACCACCAGACAAGACCTGAACGG CCCAGTTTTCAAACATTACCGTGTGACCCGTAGACATGAAGGCGGCTTCCTCATTGACGTGGAAAACCCT GTTCCTTGCACCACACTGCACGATGTCGTTAACTATTTAGTGGAACAAACTGAAGGAGTTCTGATTCCTCTCGTCTTTGAAGAAGCGTATGAAAAGAGTATCT CGTTTATTCAATCTGACAGTGAAAATGGAGAGAAAAGTGTTCATCAAGCCCAGACAAATCCTGTCCCACCAAGTGTTCCTCCCAAACCAG CGTCTCGAAGAATACCAACCCCTGAGCCAGTTCCAGCCCCAGCAGAAGTTACTGAAGAGTGTGTGTATCTGAATGACATGC CTCCagcagaggaagaaaaacaggCAGAAGGCAACTCACCCGTCCCTCCACCAT tagagaaaaagCCTCCAAAGAAAGCAATCATGCCTCCAGTTGCTCCTCTTCGCAAAACAAGCACTTGTACACCACCACCCTCCACTACCTCCTCCACAAGCAGCAGGGTGAGGGCCAACACAGACCCAATGGGACAGG CAATATCAGAGCTGAAActgaagttggaaaaaaaaactaagattcaAGGCTGA
- the fsd1 gene encoding fibronectin type III and SPRY domain-containing protein 1 → MGDQKDSLRKITHTLAVKNEEISNFICTLKQNLDNLEANSNRVQDDLESEFTSLHSVLDEMKENMVTRIKQERASRTYELQSQLSACSKALESSEELLELANQTLCSSQTDGFTQAAKDIKDSVTMAPAFRLSLKAKASDNMSHLMVDFSQEKEMLQGLKFLPVPATPEIQVSECQVCDNTVTVVWTLPEPDSKIDHYILEHRRTNHEGPPRIREDYPWMVVEGIRVLEYTITGLRFDTRYMTFRVKACNKAVAGEFSEPVTLETHAFTFKLDSSSSHQNLKVEDLSVEWDSSGGKIQDIRKDKNRTNSPMHSPARSALMSPKRAPTTRPGRDRFTAESYTVLADTMIDAGQQYWEVRFDKESKAFAVGVALRSLGKFDQLGKTGASWCIHLNNWLQQSLTAKHNNKARTLDCAIPSSIGVYCNYEEGVLSFYNAKTKQLMHTFKTKFQQPVIPAFMVWNGSFSVVTGLQVPSVVQSGQRKNSNTSSSNASLT, encoded by the exons ATGGGGGACCAGAAG GATTCTCTGCGTAAAATCACCCACACGCTGGCAGTGAAGAATGAGGAGATCTCCAACTTCATCTGCACTCTCAAACAGAACCTGGACAACTTGGAG GCAAACTCCAACCGAGTCCAAGACGACCTGGAGTCTGAGTTCACCTCCCTGCACTCAGTCCTGGACGAGATGAAAGAAAACATGGTGACGCGTATCAAACAGGAGAGAGCCAGTCGTACATATGAGCTGCAG AGTCAGCTGAGCGCCTGTTCCAAAGCCCTGGAGAGTTCAGAGGAGCTGCTGGAGCTGGCCAATCAGACGCTGTGCTCCTCACAGACAGACGGCTTCACTCAG GCGGCCAAAGACATTAAGGATAG TGTGACAATGGCTCCGGCCTTTCGCCTCTCCCTGAAGGCTAAAGCCAGTGATAACATGAGTCACCTGATGGTGGATTTCAGCCAGGAGAAGGAGATGTTGCAGGGCCTCAAGTTTCTCCCAG TTCCCGCCACTCCAGAGATCCAGGTGTCCGAATGCCAGGTGTGTGATAACACAGTGACTGTAGTGTGGACTTTACCAGAGCCTGACAGCAAGATAGACCATTACATACTGGAACACAGACGCACAAACCATGAGGGCCCACCTCGCATTAGAGAGGACTACCCATGGATGGTGGTGGAGGGGATCCGAGTGTTGGAATACACAATCACAG GTCTGCGCTTTGACACACGCTACATGACGTTCAGAGTGAAGGCGTGTAACAAAGCAGTGGCAGGAGAGTTCTCTGAGCCGGTGACACTGGAAACTCACG CCTTCACCTTCAAACTGGATTCCTCTTCATCCCACCAGAACCTGAAGGTGGAGGACCTGAGTGTGGAGTGGGACAGCAGCGGAGGGAAGATACAGGACATCCGCAAGGACAAGAACCGAACAAACTCTCCCATGCACTCGCCAGCCAG GTCCGCCCTGATGTCGCCGAAGAGAGCACCAACAACCCGGCCCGGCAGAGACAGGTTTACTGCAGAGTCCTACACTGTTCTGG CTGACACTATGATCGATGCGGGCCAGCAGTACTGGGAGGTGCGGTTCGACAAAGAGAGCAAGGCCTTTGCTGTGGGCGTGGCCTTGCGGAGCCTCGGGAAATTTGACCAGTTGGGGAAAACCGGAGCGTCCTGGTGCATCCACCTGAACAACTGGCTGCAGCAGAGCCTCACAGCCAAACACAACAACAAGGCTCGCACACTGGACTGCGCCATCCCAAGCAGTATAGGAGTCTACTGTAACTATGAGGAGG GTGTGTTGTCTTTCTATAACGCCAAAACAAAGCAGCTGATGCACACCTTTAAAACCAAGTTCCAGCAGCCGGTTATACCCGCTTTCATG GTGTGGAACGGTAGTTTTTCAGTGGTGACAGGCCTGCAGGTTCCCAGCGTGGTGCAAAGTGGCCAGAGGAAGAACAGCAACACCAGCAGCTCCAACGCCAGCCTCACATAG